A single window of Jeotgalibacillus haloalkalitolerans DNA harbors:
- a CDS encoding major capsid protein yields the protein MPNVLELFNQREVLTYLQNRQFPALLGETLFPEVKRQSLEFDQIKGGSMIPVTASVHAFDTEAEIGSREATKQALELALIKRKIQLKEKEIIALENPRNDAEQQYLMSQVFNDVDRLVAGVKSRVEQMRMEALSSGTVTLEENGLSAVINYGVPAENKEALAGTSAWTDESSDPIADLERWASVLNGSATRALTSKTVLNALLRHPKVVAAIFGSGSGRIPTRADFNAFLVQQELPQVAVYDHVFRKQAANGTYTQHRYFPNNKFVMFGEGTMGETIYGPTAEEIRLVRDPSIDVNMVGNVLAMVYEENVDPVSTWTKAVATALPSFPAADEVFQAQPIA from the coding sequence ATGCCAAACGTTTTAGAATTATTCAATCAAAGAGAGGTTCTTACTTACCTTCAAAACCGTCAATTCCCTGCACTGCTTGGTGAAACACTCTTCCCTGAGGTAAAACGCCAGAGCCTTGAATTTGATCAGATCAAAGGAGGCAGCATGATTCCGGTCACTGCAAGCGTTCATGCTTTTGATACAGAGGCAGAGATCGGCAGCCGCGAAGCAACTAAACAGGCACTTGAGCTTGCGCTGATTAAGCGTAAGATTCAACTGAAAGAAAAGGAGATCATCGCGCTTGAAAATCCACGTAACGATGCCGAGCAGCAATATCTGATGTCACAGGTATTCAATGATGTTGACAGACTTGTTGCCGGTGTTAAATCTCGCGTTGAGCAGATGCGTATGGAAGCTCTTTCTTCAGGTACGGTTACGCTCGAAGAGAACGGACTGAGTGCTGTTATTAATTACGGCGTGCCTGCCGAAAATAAAGAGGCGCTTGCTGGTACTTCAGCATGGACTGATGAATCATCTGATCCAATCGCCGATTTAGAGCGTTGGGCTTCTGTTCTTAATGGGTCAGCAACTCGTGCACTTACTTCTAAAACCGTACTGAATGCGCTTCTGCGTCACCCAAAAGTGGTTGCTGCAATCTTTGGTTCAGGTTCTGGAAGAATTCCAACACGTGCTGATTTCAACGCATTCCTTGTTCAACAGGAACTGCCTCAGGTTGCTGTATATGACCACGTATTCCGCAAGCAAGCAGCAAACGGAACGTACACGCAGCACCGTTACTTCCCTAACAACAAGTTTGTTATGTTCGGTGAAGGTACGATGGGTGAAACAATTTACGGTCCGACTGCTGAAGAAATCCGCCTTGTTCGTGATCCTTCAATTGATGTAAACATGGTCGGCAACGTCCTGGCTATGGTTTATGAAGAGAACGTTGATCCAGTAAGCACATGGACAAAGGCAGTAGCTACTGCGCTTCCTTCATTCCCTGCTGCTGATGAAGTGTTCCAGGCTCAGCCAATCGCATAA
- a CDS encoding DUF4355 domain-containing protein codes for MNLEEVRAWLEANRNDSEVSAYLGELSTPTVEGVEGFLDTDAGRKLLQPRLDSNFTKGLNTWKDKNLDKLIEEEVKKRNPDKTPEQIELENLRKELEDQKNEAKREKLMSSAMKEASTKGLPTGFLDLFVTSDEETTLANLKRLEETYSADLQKAVDERFQKGGRKIPSGDPNEDNSVGSNFAKSANEQSKPASAGLWD; via the coding sequence ATGAATTTAGAAGAAGTGAGAGCATGGCTAGAAGCCAATAGAAACGATTCAGAGGTATCTGCTTATTTAGGAGAACTTTCAACGCCTACGGTTGAAGGAGTGGAAGGATTCTTGGATACAGATGCAGGACGCAAATTACTTCAACCTCGCTTGGACAGCAATTTCACGAAGGGTTTAAACACCTGGAAGGATAAGAACCTGGACAAGCTCATTGAGGAAGAAGTGAAGAAGCGCAATCCGGACAAAACGCCGGAACAAATCGAGCTTGAGAACCTGAGAAAAGAGCTTGAAGACCAGAAGAATGAAGCGAAGCGTGAAAAGCTGATGTCTTCAGCGATGAAAGAAGCTTCAACAAAAGGATTGCCTACTGGTTTCCTCGACCTATTTGTAACAAGTGATGAAGAAACCACGCTTGCGAATCTGAAGCGCTTGGAAGAAACGTATTCAGCAGACCTTCAAAAAGCTGTTGATGAACGATTCCAGAAGGGCGGCCGAAAGATTCCTTCAGGCGATCCGAATGAGGATAACAGTGTTGGTTCAAATTTCGCTAAGTCAGCCAATGAGCAAAGCAAGCCAGCATCAGCTGGACTATGGGATTAA
- a CDS encoding phage head-tail connector protein yields MPLLDEIKTLPAFSNGKHDEFLAFMVPALEDWIKEYCNNEFDKLPNGETKYPGGVKIFIAKACEHNMTKAGLSSRSMGTVSYSYDLEFPDSLKMYLRPYRKLKFVRQR; encoded by the coding sequence ATGCCTCTTCTGGATGAAATTAAAACACTACCTGCTTTCTCTAACGGTAAACATGATGAGTTTTTAGCGTTCATGGTGCCGGCTCTTGAAGATTGGATTAAAGAATATTGCAATAACGAATTTGACAAGCTGCCAAACGGAGAAACAAAGTACCCCGGCGGCGTCAAAATCTTTATTGCAAAAGCCTGCGAACACAACATGACAAAGGCTGGTTTATCGTCAAGGTCGATGGGAACAGTGTCATATTCGTATGATTTAGAGTTTCCGGATAGCTTGAAAATGTATCTCAGACCTTATCGAAAGCTGAAGTTTGTCAGACAAAGATAG
- a CDS encoding DUF3168 domain-containing protein: MAIQTAIWELQQALFGRLNTDAPLNSLILGVYDYVPSDTAFPYIQIGEPRQAPFADKSSYGEELSLIIHTWSTAYGNRESYLIINAVIKSLFGQPLELSGGFSIVKMDDPSFDVIDDIDGVKRHGIIRLKFYLK; this comes from the coding sequence ATGGCAATACAGACAGCGATATGGGAACTGCAGCAGGCTTTATTCGGTCGGTTAAACACTGACGCGCCTCTGAACAGTTTAATTTTAGGTGTATATGACTATGTTCCATCTGACACCGCATTCCCTTATATTCAGATCGGAGAACCACGTCAGGCGCCGTTTGCTGATAAGTCATCCTATGGTGAAGAGTTATCACTGATCATCCACACATGGTCAACAGCTTACGGAAATAGAGAGTCATATCTCATTATCAACGCAGTCATTAAATCATTATTTGGTCAACCACTCGAATTGTCGGGTGGTTTTTCTATTGTCAAAATGGATGATCCTTCTTTTGACGTCATTGATGACATCGACGGAGTTAAAAGACACGGGATTATCAGATTAAAATTCTATCTAAAATAA
- a CDS encoding tail assembly chaperone: MPAYLNIDGREYEAKLSFAFEKLADAKHSQKTDDGEDMGGFRTIYMNLLEISTKHLVAFWECALAHSKDKITTNQIEAALEKVIEEDGDTDRVFRDAYNAIDDAAFFKKRAQNFWKDLELMKNAGDTDEEKEQHKQMYDRMIQARNEMKGNVQDHEDQTE, from the coding sequence ATGCCAGCATACTTAAACATTGACGGAAGAGAATACGAAGCGAAACTGAGCTTTGCCTTTGAAAAACTTGCAGATGCGAAACACTCACAAAAGACTGATGACGGTGAAGATATGGGCGGCTTCAGAACCATTTATATGAATCTGCTTGAAATCTCTACGAAGCACCTTGTGGCTTTCTGGGAATGCGCGCTTGCTCATTCGAAAGATAAAATCACGACTAATCAGATCGAAGCAGCGCTTGAAAAAGTCATTGAAGAAGATGGTGACACTGACCGCGTATTCAGAGATGCGTATAACGCGATTGACGATGCGGCTTTTTTCAAGAAACGAGCTCAGAACTTCTGGAAAGACTTAGAGCTCATGAAGAACGCTGGAGATACGGACGAAGAGAAGGAACAGCACAAGCAGATGTACGATCGAATGATTCAAGCACGAAACGAAATGAAGGGCAACGTCCAGGACCACGAAGATCAGACGGAATAG
- a CDS encoding phage head closure protein has protein sequence MEEFPHEVIFQVHTEPVSDGGGGYIPGGWVNVDTDDFYGFLDTPTSKEIYEAHQLQHPFDRNLYYPYRTDITPNMRVVCEGETYELVSKPMDQGGQNEIMKVPLRLVKAGG, from the coding sequence TTGGAAGAATTTCCACATGAAGTCATCTTTCAAGTGCATACAGAGCCTGTTTCAGACGGCGGTGGCGGTTATATTCCGGGCGGTTGGGTGAACGTTGATACAGATGACTTTTATGGATTTTTAGACACTCCAACGTCAAAAGAAATCTACGAAGCTCATCAGCTGCAGCATCCATTTGACCGCAATCTCTACTACCCTTACAGAACCGACATTACGCCGAATATGCGTGTCGTATGCGAGGGTGAAACGTATGAGCTTGTGAGTAAGCCGATGGATCAGGGCGGTCAGAATGAGATCATGAAGGTGCCTCTGAGGTTGGTGAAGGCTGGTGGCTAG
- a CDS encoding phage major tail protein, TP901-1 family — MPKSGKKSILMVQRTSAAEGAAGSLLGHLTEHSHSKENELQSEQTKFGRIVVYGNSSESFDITAYHETSDAGQNAVVEALDNEEQIKLWEINTELNENGKHDALFAYCLVENTEKSSPTDGFEELTSTLQVYGKSQKGELDPLPPEVIEFAQYGFETPGETTGEFPNQQDAVPAE; from the coding sequence ATGCCGAAATCAGGTAAAAAATCAATCCTCATGGTTCAACGCACAAGCGCTGCTGAAGGCGCTGCTGGTTCACTTCTCGGACACCTTACCGAGCACTCTCACTCGAAGGAAAACGAACTACAGTCAGAGCAGACGAAGTTCGGCCGCATTGTTGTTTACGGTAACAGCTCAGAGTCATTTGACATTACAGCTTATCACGAGACATCGGACGCGGGGCAGAATGCTGTTGTGGAAGCGCTTGACAACGAAGAGCAAATTAAGCTGTGGGAAATTAACACTGAACTTAATGAAAACGGTAAACACGATGCCTTATTTGCTTATTGCCTTGTTGAAAATACTGAAAAATCATCACCAACTGATGGATTTGAAGAACTAACTTCGACGCTGCAGGTTTATGGTAAGTCGCAGAAAGGCGAGCTGGATCCACTGCCGCCAGAAGTTATTGAATTCGCTCAGTACGGTTTTGAAACGCCGGGCGAGACAACCGGGGAATTCCCTAATCAGCAGGACGCAGTGCCAGCAGAATAA